From one Amycolatopsis sp. FDAARGOS 1241 genomic stretch:
- a CDS encoding multicopper oxidase family protein produces MLAVQLTAAAGVRLVGRDTMAWGFNGTSPGPTLRVRPGDLLRVRLVNRLDQPTNLHTHGLHVSPQGNGDNPFVHVEPGASFDYEIRIPIDHPAGTFWYHPHHHGTAADQLFGGLAGALLVDGGPALAQRERVLLVTDTTLAGDGSVAPVDVMTRVLGREGALVLVNGQHQPVIAAAPGATERWRVINGCTSRVLALRLEGHRLTQAALDGRFLPTPTLRESVVLAPGNRADLLVRPTAPGAYSLVSDAYPRGSVVGGGTMNGGAVTSSRAVLAILNVAGPAMTSPSLPLRLPAPVVPPDPISRERRLTFAMGMNMGGMGAGGMMSFTIDGRTFDTTRDDQTIPFGATEEWTVTNTSPMVHPFHLHVWPVHVVGDSTGTPPLATQQDVVLLPAHGWARVRIAFSDYPGRSVYHCHVLDHEDAGMMATAHVQN; encoded by the coding sequence GTGCTGGCGGTGCAACTGACCGCCGCGGCGGGAGTGCGTCTCGTCGGCCGCGACACCATGGCGTGGGGGTTCAACGGCACGTCGCCGGGGCCGACTCTGCGTGTTCGTCCGGGGGATCTGCTGCGGGTGCGGCTGGTCAACCGGCTGGATCAGCCCACCAATCTGCACACCCACGGTTTGCACGTGTCACCGCAAGGTAACGGTGACAATCCGTTTGTGCACGTCGAACCCGGCGCGAGCTTCGACTACGAGATCCGGATTCCGATTGATCATCCGGCGGGCACGTTCTGGTACCACCCGCACCACCACGGCACCGCTGCCGACCAGCTTTTCGGCGGCCTTGCCGGGGCGCTGCTGGTCGACGGCGGCCCGGCACTCGCTCAGCGCGAGAGGGTCTTGCTGGTCACGGACACCACGCTGGCCGGCGACGGCTCCGTGGCCCCGGTGGATGTGATGACCCGGGTGCTGGGCCGTGAAGGTGCGCTGGTGCTGGTCAACGGCCAGCACCAACCTGTTATCGCGGCAGCGCCTGGCGCGACCGAACGGTGGCGTGTCATCAACGGCTGCACCTCGCGCGTGCTCGCGCTGCGGCTGGAGGGGCACCGGCTGACGCAGGCCGCCCTTGATGGCCGGTTCCTGCCCACCCCTACGCTACGGGAATCGGTGGTGTTGGCACCGGGCAATCGCGCGGACCTCCTCGTCCGCCCCACGGCACCCGGCGCGTATTCCCTGGTCAGTGACGCCTATCCGCGTGGCAGCGTGGTGGGTGGCGGCACGATGAACGGCGGTGCGGTGACCAGCAGTCGGGCTGTGCTGGCGATTCTGAACGTCGCGGGGCCCGCCATGACATCTCCATCGCTTCCACTCAGACTGCCCGCGCCGGTGGTGCCACCGGACCCGATCTCACGAGAGCGCCGCCTGACCTTCGCCATGGGCATGAACATGGGCGGCATGGGTGCCGGCGGCATGATGAGCTTCACCATCGACGGGCGCACTTTCGACACCACTCGCGACGACCAGACCATTCCTTTCGGAGCGACCGAAGAGTGGACGGTGACGAACACCAGCCCGATGGTCCACCCGTTCCACTTGCACGTCTGGCCCGTACACGTCGTGGGCGATAGCACCGGCACACCACCGCTCGCAACTCAACAGGATGTCGTCCTGCTTCCAGCCCACGGCTGGGCGCGCGTGCGCATTGCCTTCAGCGACTACCCGGGTCGCAGCGTCTACCACTGCCACGTCCTCGACCACGAAGACGCCGGCATGATGGCCACAGCCCACGTCCAGAACTAG
- the narJ gene encoding nitrate reductase molybdenum cofactor assembly chaperone, whose amino-acid sequence MIRRTRRAAPRPTDTPLVDKITSILLQYPDNRVLALLPDVTAALPAITDAAARDSLGGFACWLAGRTPLEAAQHYVVTFDHTRRRSLYLTYYRHGDTRARGMALLALKHTYRQAGFPAPEDELPDFLPLMLEFAAAAPEPGRRVLIQCQAGLELLTEAVSATDSPYAALLDVVRAHLPALQPRHRAELRALSDAGPPVEQVGLEPFAPPEYVTGGHR is encoded by the coding sequence ATGATCCGCCGGACCCGTCGCGCCGCACCGCGCCCCACTGACACCCCGCTGGTCGACAAGATCACCTCGATCCTGCTGCAGTATCCCGACAACCGCGTCCTCGCGCTGCTACCCGACGTGACGGCCGCGCTTCCGGCGATCACCGACGCCGCCGCGCGAGACTCACTGGGTGGCTTCGCCTGCTGGCTGGCGGGCCGTACACCCCTTGAAGCCGCGCAGCACTACGTCGTGACCTTCGATCACACCCGCCGCCGCAGCCTGTACCTGACCTACTACCGGCACGGCGACACCCGCGCCCGCGGCATGGCCCTGCTCGCGCTCAAACACACGTACCGCCAGGCCGGCTTCCCCGCGCCCGAGGACGAACTGCCCGATTTCCTGCCCCTGATGCTGGAATTCGCCGCGGCCGCCCCCGAACCCGGCCGGCGGGTACTGATCCAGTGCCAGGCCGGACTGGAACTGCTCACCGAGGCGGTCAGCGCCACCGACAGCCCCTACGCGGCCCTGCTCGACGTGGTCCGCGCTCACCTGCCGGCACTCCAGCCACGGCACCGGGCCGAACTGCGCGCCCTCAGCGACGCCGGACCACCCGTCGAACAGGTGGGCCTGGAGCCCTTCGCCCCACCTGAATACGTCACAGGAGGGCACCGATGA
- a CDS encoding SHOCT domain-containing protein, whose product MGGFAGMTGWMWIWPVVIAIGLVILGYLGVLLAQGRIGAPPDEQPGGGAVSSARRILDERFARGEIDDEEYRRRRAGLR is encoded by the coding sequence ATGGGTGGCTTCGCCGGAATGACGGGCTGGATGTGGATCTGGCCTGTGGTGATCGCGATCGGGCTGGTGATCCTCGGGTATCTCGGGGTTCTGTTGGCGCAGGGCAGGATCGGCGCTCCACCAGACGAACAGCCTGGCGGTGGGGCCGTTTCGTCGGCGCGGCGGATCCTCGACGAGCGCTTTGCCCGCGGAGAGATCGACGACGAGGAATACCGGCGCCGGAGAGCGGGGCTGAGGTGA
- a CDS encoding transposase, with protein sequence MTGPDPVDRGKSGSKIHVLSDRAGLPLAVAVSAANTNDSHALKPLVMAIPAITSRRGPRRRTPGTLHADKAYDHAGLRGLGPRPRHRRAHRPHRHRDQQETRQTPLGHRTIHRLALRLPPTRHPL encoded by the coding sequence ATGACCGGCCCGGACCCGGTCGACCGCGGCAAGTCCGGATCGAAGATCCATGTCCTGTCCGACCGGGCCGGCCTGCCCCTGGCGGTCGCGGTGTCCGCCGCCAACACCAACGACTCCCACGCCCTCAAACCGCTGGTCATGGCCATTCCCGCGATCACATCCCGACGTGGCCCCCGTCGGCGCACACCCGGCACGCTGCACGCCGACAAGGCCTACGACCACGCCGGCCTGCGGGGGCTGGGTCCGCGACCGCGGCATCGTCGTGCGCATCGCCCGCACAGGCATCGAGACCAGCAAGAAACTCGGCAAACACCGCTGGGTCATCGAACGATCCATCGCCTGGCTCTTCGGCTACCACCGACTCGCCATCCGCTATGA
- a CDS encoding GPR1/FUN34/YaaH family transporter — protein MPLALAGFGFSLTILSLANTGVVDQRTAMMFVPVAMGTGALATLVGGIWEFRGNTCSVRRSLRRMPASCSPRR, from the coding sequence GTGCCCCTGGCGCTGGCGGGATTCGGATTCTCGCTGACGATTCTGTCGTTGGCCAATACGGGTGTCGTGGACCAGCGGACGGCCATGATGTTCGTTCCCGTCGCGATGGGCACCGGCGCGCTCGCCACGCTCGTCGGCGGGATCTGGGAGTTCCGCGGCAACACCTGTTCGGTGCGACGTTCTCTTCGGCGTATGCCTGCTTCCTGTTCACCACGGCGCTGA
- a CDS encoding GPR1/FUN34/YaaH family transporter — MQFYALMITDTAGPANFGRMFGAHLIVWALFTAMLAVEARVLSAPAFTAFVLPVVVYVLLGLANLAGSGATATALTEAGGRVGLDSFVAFYQCSAVVLNDISGRGLLPVWPARRATGSA, encoded by the coding sequence GTGCAGTTCTACGCACTGATGATCACCGACACAGCGGGACCGGCGAACTTCGGCCGCATGTTCGGCGCTCACCTGATCGTGTGGGCGTTGTTCACCGCGATGCTGGCCGTGGAGGCGCGGGTGCTCAGCGCACCCGCGTTCACCGCGTTCGTGTTACCGGTCGTCGTTTACGTGCTGCTGGGCCTCGCCAACCTCGCCGGATCCGGAGCCACCGCGACCGCGCTGACCGAGGCCGGTGGCCGGGTCGGCCTCGACTCCTTCGTCGCGTTCTACCAGTGCTCAGCCGTCGTCCTCAACGACATCAGCGGGCGGGGCCTGCTGCCGGTCTGGCCGGCCAGGCGGGCGACGGGCTCGGCCTGA
- a CDS encoding DUF5937 family protein produces the protein MTCFAGHGRRDLLRTCHHDFFLDERSRIHHRLEGECTTVRAHVSALPVAEALASLTTTAAVRHDPLSVVFDKIQSLRADLRGPQCRLVPSVHMRQRLIVKIDPGRLWSSVARAERTTLKSVSHVVSFLEQVRVAARVRKAQKWLA, from the coding sequence GTGACCTGCTTCGCAGGGCACGGCCGCCGTGACCTGCTTCGCACCTGCCACCACGACTTCTTCCTCGACGAACGGAGCCGCATCCACCACCGGCTGGAAGGCGAGTGCACGACCGTGCGGGCCCACGTCAGCGCACTGCCCGTCGCCGAAGCGCTCGCGTCGCTCACCACCACCGCGGCCGTCCGCCACGATCCGCTTTCCGTGGTGTTCGACAAGATCCAGTCACTGCGAGCAGACCTGCGGGGCCCACAGTGCCGGCTCGTGCCCTCCGTCCACATGCGACAACGTCTCATCGTGAAGATCGATCCCGGCCGGCTGTGGTCATCCGTAGCGCGTGCAGAAAGAACAACGCTTAAGAGCGTGTCTCATGTGGTGAGTTTCTTGGAGCAGGTGAGGGTGGCGGCGAGGGTGAGGAAGGCGCAGAAGTGGTTGGCGTAG
- a CDS encoding ISL3 family transposase, with translation MPSTRVWGRLLGVNTAVVESVEFDETEQVLVAAVRVRRRDRDRCGVCSPRCPRYDPGRGRRRWRALDLGTVQAFVEADASRVRCREHGVVVSAVPWARHGAGHTRAFDDTVAWLATATSRSTVGQLMRIAWPTVGSIITRVRADIDARVDRLAGLRRIGLDEISYKKNHRYLTVVVDHDTGRLVWAAAGNDKPTLTAFFELLGPRRCARITHVSADAAAWIARTVEQYCPDAIRCADPFHVVKWATDALDQVRRQTWNTARRQPGGSHKDRRGRTASAGTAQSMKRARWALWKNPENLTDHQRHKLAWIAKTDPRLYRAYLLKEGLRHVFAVGGQAGIEALQRWLAWAARCRIPEFVKLARTVRSELSAIHASLDHGLSNALIESTNTKIRLLTRLAFGFKRPDALISLALLALGGYRPELPDRTHT, from the coding sequence GTGCCCTCAACCAGGGTATGGGGTCGGCTGCTGGGGGTGAACACAGCGGTCGTGGAGTCGGTCGAGTTCGATGAGACCGAGCAGGTGCTGGTGGCCGCGGTGCGGGTCCGGCGGCGGGATCGTGACCGGTGTGGAGTGTGCTCGCCGCGCTGCCCGCGCTATGACCCCGGCCGGGGCCGGCGGCGGTGGCGTGCGCTGGACCTGGGAACTGTGCAGGCGTTCGTTGAAGCTGACGCATCCCGGGTGCGGTGTCGTGAGCACGGGGTCGTGGTCAGTGCGGTGCCCTGGGCCCGGCACGGCGCTGGGCATACCCGTGCTTTCGATGACACCGTGGCCTGGCTGGCGACCGCGACGTCGAGGTCCACGGTCGGGCAGCTGATGCGGATCGCCTGGCCGACGGTCGGTTCGATTATCACTCGGGTCCGGGCCGACATCGACGCGAGAGTGGATCGACTGGCCGGGTTGCGCAGAATCGGGCTCGATGAGATCAGTTATAAGAAGAACCACCGATATCTCACCGTTGTCGTCGATCACGACACCGGCCGGCTGGTATGGGCGGCGGCGGGCAATGACAAACCGACATTGACCGCGTTCTTCGAGTTGCTCGGGCCGCGGCGGTGCGCGCGGATCACGCATGTCTCGGCGGACGCGGCCGCCTGGATCGCCCGGACCGTCGAACAATACTGCCCGGACGCGATACGCTGCGCTGATCCGTTCCACGTGGTCAAGTGGGCCACCGACGCCCTGGACCAGGTCCGGCGCCAGACCTGGAACACCGCACGCCGACAACCCGGCGGCAGCCACAAAGACCGGCGTGGCCGCACCGCATCAGCCGGCACCGCTCAAAGCATGAAGCGTGCACGATGGGCGTTGTGGAAGAACCCGGAAAACCTCACCGACCATCAGCGTCACAAATTGGCCTGGATTGCCAAGACCGACCCTCGACTTTATCGCGCCTACCTGCTCAAAGAAGGACTCCGACACGTCTTCGCAGTCGGCGGCCAGGCCGGAATAGAAGCATTACAACGCTGGCTGGCCTGGGCGGCACGCTGCCGGATACCCGAATTCGTCAAGCTCGCCCGCACCGTCCGGTCCGAGCTGTCGGCGATCCACGCGAGTCTGGATCACGGCCTGTCCAACGCGCTGATCGAGTCGACAAACACCAAGATCAGACTGCTGACCCGCCTGGCCTTCGGATTCAAACGCCCGGACGCCCTGATCTCACTCGCCCTCCTCGCCCTCGGCGGCTACCGCCCCGAACTCCCCGACCGCACCCACACATAG
- the narI gene encoding respiratory nitrate reductase subunit gamma, whose translation MTAWDLWWWVILPYLALVTFVVGHIWRWRYDQFGWTSRSTQLQERLVLKWGNPLFHYATFAAIAGHVIGILIPESFTHWLGIPEDWYRWFSSIGGTIAALGVIIGVAMLAYRRTMLPRVRATTSPIDWVALILLAIVIVLGIIPTMGINLFGGGYDYRMSVALWFRGLFAGNPDVAAIAHAPLIYQIHATAAWAVLAIWPFTRLVHAWSYPLWYLWRPFIVYRKRTPAHPTEPGTSGRRWRRIGVPY comes from the coding sequence ATGACCGCATGGGATCTGTGGTGGTGGGTGATCCTGCCCTACCTCGCCCTGGTCACCTTCGTCGTCGGACACATCTGGCGGTGGCGCTACGACCAGTTCGGGTGGACCAGCCGCTCAACCCAACTCCAGGAACGCCTCGTACTCAAGTGGGGCAACCCGCTGTTCCACTACGCCACGTTCGCCGCCATCGCCGGCCACGTCATCGGCATCCTGATCCCGGAATCGTTCACCCACTGGCTGGGCATCCCGGAGGACTGGTACCGGTGGTTCTCGTCGATCGGCGGGACCATAGCCGCGCTCGGCGTGATCATCGGTGTGGCCATGCTTGCCTACCGTCGAACGATGCTGCCTCGCGTGCGGGCCACCACCAGCCCGATCGACTGGGTCGCCCTGATCCTGCTCGCGATCGTGATCGTGCTCGGCATCATCCCCACCATGGGCATCAACCTGTTCGGCGGCGGCTACGACTACCGCATGAGCGTGGCTCTGTGGTTCCGCGGCCTGTTCGCCGGCAACCCCGATGTGGCCGCGATCGCCCATGCCCCGCTGATCTACCAAATCCACGCCACCGCCGCCTGGGCCGTCCTGGCCATTTGGCCCTTCACCCGGCTCGTGCACGCCTGGAGCTACCCGCTGTGGTACCTGTGGCGACCGTTCATCGTCTACCGCAAGCGGACTCCGGCCCACCCGACCGAACCGGGTACCAGCGGACGGCGATGGCGGCGCATCGGCGTCCCCTATTGA
- a CDS encoding alpha/beta fold hydrolase — translation MDYEIFDLGTVRLQEGATLSDAKLAYKTYGELNGDKSNAIVYPTWYSGQHYDNEWLIGEGMALDPARYFIIIPNMLGNGLSSSPSNTPAPHDRASFPRVTMYDNVQFQHRLVTERFGIGTLELVTGWSMGAGQTYQWAVSFPDVVKRILPFCGSARTSLHNFVFLEGVKAALTADAAYNGGRYHEQPDIGLRALARVYAGWGFCQQFYREKIYEREPLGYASLEDFLVAFWEGLFLKRDANNLLTMLWTWQHADIGNTPGMRSLEDALGAIRAPAIVMPAQQDLYFPPEDNEWEVKHMHRAELRVIPGAWGHFAGGGLNPEDTRFIDNGLKELLATEV, via the coding sequence GTGGATTACGAAATATTCGACCTCGGTACCGTCCGGTTGCAAGAAGGCGCCACGCTCAGCGATGCCAAGCTCGCGTACAAGACCTACGGCGAGCTCAACGGTGACAAGAGCAATGCGATCGTCTACCCAACGTGGTACTCCGGGCAGCATTACGACAATGAATGGCTGATCGGCGAGGGGATGGCGCTCGATCCGGCGAGGTACTTCATCATCATTCCGAATATGCTTGGCAACGGGTTGTCCTCGTCGCCGAGCAACACGCCCGCACCGCACGACCGCGCGTCGTTTCCTCGGGTGACCATGTATGACAACGTCCAGTTCCAGCACCGCCTGGTAACCGAGCGCTTCGGGATCGGGACACTGGAGTTGGTCACGGGTTGGTCGATGGGCGCCGGGCAGACCTACCAGTGGGCGGTCAGCTTCCCCGACGTGGTCAAGCGGATCCTGCCATTTTGTGGGTCGGCGAGGACCAGCCTGCACAACTTCGTGTTCCTCGAAGGGGTCAAGGCGGCGCTCACCGCGGACGCGGCCTACAACGGCGGCCGGTACCACGAGCAGCCCGACATCGGGCTCCGCGCCCTGGCGCGGGTCTACGCCGGTTGGGGCTTCTGCCAGCAGTTCTACCGGGAGAAGATCTACGAGCGCGAGCCACTGGGCTACGCATCCCTGGAAGACTTCCTCGTGGCCTTCTGGGAGGGCCTGTTCCTCAAGCGCGACGCGAACAACCTCCTGACCATGCTGTGGACCTGGCAGCACGCCGACATCGGCAACACGCCGGGAATGCGCAGCCTCGAGGACGCACTCGGCGCGATCCGCGCGCCCGCGATCGTGATGCCGGCGCAGCAGGACCTGTACTTCCCGCCCGAAGACAACGAGTGGGAAGTCAAGCACATGCACCGGGCGGAACTGCGCGTCATCCCGGGAGCGTGGGGACATTTCGCCGGCGGCGGTCTCAACCCCGAGGACACCCGGTTCATCGACAACGGCCTCAAGGAACTGCTGGCCACGGAAGTCTGA
- a CDS encoding DinB family protein, with product MVAVYGGGSLPFEGFLPDVVAVELPRSRDLGAGSPLADGPCSQVEPKKLMFSLCTEEMWPKTSSSMPSPRPNVVRAGRVSETASMISEYAQSDQFRGARIHLCDLAGLEIRDCEVNGLKIVDCYGSDVYLGGYFERLVVNDVDVTAYVEAELDRRHPARALARNAASPEDYRAAWDAIESLWSATLDRARLLPAAKLHEQVDGEWSLVETQRHLLFASDAWLGNAVLEEEAPYHPLGFPAGGMPSDAAAKLGLTLEATPTLHEVLAPRLARMAAMRRVVDGLTTAELDRVCGRKPADPYPDQEYVVRRCLKVVLKEEAEHHRYAVRDLAVLEADVAEPQ from the coding sequence GTGGTTGCCGTGTACGGCGGCGGCTCGCTGCCCTTCGAGGGTTTTCTCCCGGATGTAGTCGCGGTCGAGCTGCCCCGCTCACGAGACCTCGGCGCAGGCAGCCCACTGGCCGACGGTCCTTGCTCCCAGGTGGAACCGAAGAAGTTGATGTTCTCTCTGTGCACCGAGGAAATGTGGCCCAAGACCTCGTCGTCGATGCCCAGCCCGCGCCCGAACGTGGTGCGGGCGGGACGGGTGAGCGAGACTGCTTCGATGATTTCCGAATACGCCCAGAGCGACCAATTCCGCGGTGCTCGTATCCACCTGTGCGACCTCGCTGGCCTCGAGATCCGCGATTGCGAGGTGAACGGTCTGAAGATCGTCGACTGCTACGGCAGCGACGTGTACCTCGGCGGCTACTTCGAGCGCCTCGTCGTCAACGACGTCGACGTGACCGCCTATGTCGAGGCCGAGCTCGACCGCCGGCACCCCGCGCGGGCGCTGGCGCGGAATGCAGCTTCTCCCGAGGACTACCGGGCTGCTTGGGACGCCATCGAGAGCTTGTGGAGCGCGACGCTCGACCGGGCGAGGCTGTTGCCGGCGGCCAAGCTGCACGAGCAGGTCGACGGCGAGTGGTCGTTGGTCGAGACACAACGGCATCTGCTGTTCGCCTCCGATGCCTGGCTCGGCAACGCCGTGCTCGAGGAGGAAGCGCCCTATCACCCGTTGGGCTTCCCCGCCGGGGGGATGCCGTCCGACGCGGCGGCGAAGCTCGGCCTCACCCTCGAAGCCACCCCGACGCTCCACGAGGTGCTCGCGCCGCGGCTCGCCCGCATGGCCGCAATGCGGCGTGTCGTCGACGGGCTCACCACGGCCGAGCTCGACCGGGTGTGCGGTCGCAAGCCGGCAGACCCGTATCCCGACCAAGAGTATGTCGTGCGCCGCTGCCTCAAGGTAGTGCTGAAGGAAGAAGCCGAGCATCACCGTTACGCGGTGCGCGACCTCGCGGTGCTCGAGGCAGATGTGGCTGAACCGCAGTAG